A window of the Dyadobacter pollutisoli genome harbors these coding sequences:
- a CDS encoding phospho-sugar mutase produces the protein MTAKLEPNVMTKVSSWLNGDYDIDTKQSIQQLIDEGNDTELTDAFYKDLEFGTGGLRGLIGIGSNRMNRYTVGTATQGLANYLNKAFPNEDKKVAIAYDSRIKSDEFAKIIADIFSANGITVYLFEALRPTPELSFAIRLLGCKSGVVVTASHNPKEYNGYKAYWDDGSQVVAPHDTNIITEVNAIESIDQVKFDGDASKIIKIGAEVDEKYMDHILSLSISKGALERQKGLKIVYTPLHGTGVTLVPALLAKMGFEAVTVIEEQAEPKGNGQFPTVVYPNPEESEAMSKAVEKAKGIDADLVMGTDPDADRVGIAVKNHHGEIQLLNGNQTASVLIYYLLNAWKDAGKLTGTQFVCKTIVTTDLIDKMAAAYDVKCYNTLTGFKYIAQVIREKEGIEQFIGGGEESYGYLIGDAVRDKDAIASCAMIAELTAYAKDKGLSLFDMLMEIYKQFGFYYEGLISLTKKGKSGADEIQQMMADFRANPPKTLAGSPVIRMDDYKALSTVDFTTGTSHSIPSGEMGIEPSNVLQFFTEDGTKFTCRPSGTEPKIKFYVGVRAALEKNEDFDKVYADLKEKVKAIGEELGLK, from the coding sequence ATGACTGCAAAATTGGAACCGAATGTGATGACCAAAGTGAGCAGCTGGCTCAACGGTGATTATGATATCGATACAAAACAATCCATTCAACAACTCATTGATGAAGGGAACGACACGGAATTAACGGATGCATTTTATAAAGATTTAGAGTTTGGAACAGGCGGATTAAGAGGATTGATCGGGATCGGGTCCAACCGGATGAACCGCTACACAGTGGGTACTGCCACTCAGGGGCTCGCCAATTACCTCAATAAAGCGTTTCCAAACGAAGACAAAAAAGTAGCAATTGCTTACGACAGCCGTATTAAATCGGATGAATTTGCGAAAATCATCGCAGATATTTTTTCAGCAAATGGCATTACAGTTTATCTTTTTGAAGCATTGCGGCCTACGCCTGAGCTTTCTTTCGCGATCCGTTTGCTGGGCTGCAAAAGTGGTGTTGTAGTGACTGCTTCCCACAATCCAAAAGAATATAATGGCTACAAAGCATATTGGGACGACGGTTCTCAGGTGGTAGCTCCCCACGATACTAACATCATCACGGAAGTCAATGCCATTGAATCGATTGACCAGGTGAAATTTGACGGTGATGCTTCAAAGATCATCAAAATCGGAGCAGAGGTAGACGAAAAATACATGGATCACATTTTGTCGCTTTCCATTTCAAAAGGTGCATTGGAGCGTCAGAAAGGCCTGAAAATAGTTTATACCCCACTTCACGGAACTGGTGTAACGCTCGTTCCTGCTTTACTTGCTAAAATGGGTTTTGAGGCAGTAACTGTCATTGAAGAGCAGGCCGAGCCAAAAGGTAATGGTCAGTTTCCGACGGTGGTCTATCCAAACCCTGAGGAAAGCGAGGCAATGTCGAAAGCGGTAGAAAAAGCGAAGGGAATCGACGCAGACCTGGTAATGGGAACCGATCCTGACGCCGACCGTGTAGGTATCGCCGTAAAAAACCATCATGGCGAAATTCAGCTACTGAATGGTAACCAAACAGCCAGCGTGCTCATTTACTATCTGCTAAATGCGTGGAAGGATGCGGGAAAACTGACTGGAACACAGTTTGTTTGCAAAACGATCGTGACCACGGACCTTATCGACAAAATGGCGGCTGCCTATGATGTGAAATGTTACAATACCCTTACCGGATTCAAATACATTGCACAGGTAATCCGCGAGAAAGAAGGTATCGAACAATTTATTGGTGGTGGTGAAGAAAGCTACGGCTACCTGATCGGAGATGCAGTTCGTGACAAGGATGCAATTGCGTCCTGCGCGATGATCGCCGAGCTTACTGCTTATGCAAAAGACAAAGGGTTGAGCCTCTTCGATATGTTAATGGAAATCTACAAACAGTTTGGTTTCTATTACGAAGGTTTGATTTCTCTGACCAAAAAAGGCAAGTCGGGTGCTGATGAAATTCAGCAAATGATGGCTGATTTCAGGGCTAATCCTCCGAAAACATTGGCAGGTTCGCCGGTAATTAGGATGGACGATTACAAAGCATTGAGCACTGTTGATTTTACAACTGGCACCTCGCATTCTATTCCTTCCGGCGAAATGGGTATCGAGCCTTCGAATGTGTTGCAGTTCTTCACGGAAGACGGAACGAAATTTACCTGCCGTCCATCCGGTACCGAACCGAAGATCAAGTTCTACGTCGGTGTACGCGCAGCATTGGAGAAAAACGAGGATTTCGATAAAGTGTATGCTGATTTGAAAGAGAAAGTAAAGGCGATTGGTGAGGAGTTGGGATTGAAATAA
- a CDS encoding BlaI/MecI/CopY family transcriptional regulator, whose amino-acid sequence MDKLTNKEEEVMQVLWNLQSAFVKDMLPLFTEPKLHYNTLSTIIRNLEEKGYVDHRQFGNTYEYFPIVSREDYQNHFVLNKVVGNYFNDSYKDLVAYFAKNEKVSPDDLREIIRMIEEGE is encoded by the coding sequence CTGGACAAGCTTACTAACAAAGAAGAAGAGGTGATGCAGGTGCTTTGGAATTTGCAAAGTGCTTTTGTAAAAGATATGCTCCCGCTTTTTACCGAACCGAAACTGCACTACAATACGCTCTCGACCATTATCCGGAACTTGGAAGAGAAGGGTTATGTGGACCATCGACAATTTGGAAATACCTATGAATATTTTCCAATTGTGAGCCGTGAAGACTACCAGAATCACTTTGTGCTCAACAAGGTGGTCGGAAATTACTTTAACGACTCTTACAAGGACCTGGTGGCCTATTTTGCCAAAAATGAAAAAGTAAGTCCTGATGATTTGCGCGAAATCATCAGGATGATTGAAGAAGGAGAGTAA
- a CDS encoding NifU family protein: MDSKEKTIELIEQALESVRPYLLADGGDVKLVELTDDMVVKLELQGSCQSCPMSAMTFRAGLEESIRKAVPNVSKVVSVNVPELA, translated from the coding sequence ATGGATTCAAAAGAAAAAACAATAGAGCTAATCGAGCAGGCACTCGAATCGGTACGTCCTTATTTGCTTGCAGACGGCGGTGACGTGAAATTAGTTGAATTAACGGACGATATGGTTGTCAAACTGGAATTGCAGGGATCATGCCAAAGCTGCCCGATGAGCGCAATGACATTCCGGGCAGGCCTGGAAGAATCAATCCGTAAAGCGGTACCGAATGTTAGTAAAGTGGTTTCCGTGAATGTTCCGGAGCTGGCCTGA
- a CDS encoding Mrp/NBP35 family ATP-binding protein has product MGEFTINKEKVLQALSTVEEPDLKKDLVTLGMIQDIEIGVNQVRFTVVLTTPACPLKELIRRNCEAAIHEHLSPDVEVIIKLTANVTSTRDSGPMIPGVKNVIAISSGKGGVGKSTVTANLAMALHRSGAKVGIIDADISGPSIPVMFGAENMQPTITPKNGKNYINPIHQYGIKMISIGFLTPPDSAVVWRGPMASQALKQFFGDTDWGDLDYLLIDLPPGTSDIHLTLVQTVPVTGAVIVTTPQKVALADAIKGLSMFRQPQINVPILGIIENMAWFTPEELPDHQYHIFGKGGGQLLADKFNVPLIGQIPLVQGIREAGDEGRPAVMDTNPIVNDAFRDAAESLAQQVAIRNATREKTLPVEIQV; this is encoded by the coding sequence ATGGGAGAATTTACAATCAATAAAGAAAAAGTTTTACAGGCATTAAGTACCGTGGAGGAGCCTGACCTGAAAAAGGATCTGGTGACGCTGGGGATGATCCAGGATATTGAGATTGGGGTTAATCAGGTGCGTTTTACAGTGGTGTTGACCACACCGGCCTGCCCGCTGAAAGAATTGATCAGAAGGAATTGTGAAGCAGCTATTCATGAGCATCTGAGTCCCGATGTGGAAGTGATTATCAAGCTTACTGCCAATGTTACTTCCACGCGGGATAGCGGCCCTATGATCCCGGGAGTTAAGAATGTAATTGCGATTTCGTCAGGAAAAGGAGGGGTAGGGAAGTCGACGGTAACTGCAAACCTGGCAATGGCATTGCACCGCTCAGGCGCGAAAGTGGGAATTATTGATGCAGATATTTCAGGGCCGTCGATACCGGTCATGTTCGGAGCTGAAAACATGCAGCCGACCATTACACCGAAAAATGGCAAAAACTATATAAATCCGATCCATCAGTACGGGATCAAAATGATATCCATAGGCTTTCTCACGCCGCCCGACAGCGCGGTGGTATGGAGAGGGCCGATGGCAAGCCAGGCATTGAAACAGTTCTTTGGCGATACCGATTGGGGCGATCTGGATTACCTTTTGATAGACCTGCCTCCGGGAACCAGCGACATTCACCTTACTTTGGTGCAAACCGTGCCGGTAACAGGGGCTGTAATTGTGACTACACCCCAAAAAGTGGCCCTGGCCGATGCAATTAAAGGATTGTCTATGTTCCGTCAGCCGCAGATCAACGTCCCTATTTTGGGCATCATTGAGAATATGGCCTGGTTTACGCCTGAGGAATTGCCGGATCATCAATACCATATCTTTGGAAAAGGTGGAGGGCAATTGCTAGCCGATAAGTTTAATGTGCCGTTGATCGGTCAGATACCTCTGGTGCAGGGGATCAGGGAGGCGGGAGATGAAGGTCGTCCGGCTGTTATGGACACGAACCCGATTGTGAACGATGCATTCCGGGATGCTGCCGAATCGCTTGCCCAGCAGGTGGCGATCCGCAACGCAACCAGAGAAAAAACCCTTCCGGTAGAAATACAGGTTTAG
- a CDS encoding D-alanine--D-alanine ligase family protein, with product MRIGIFFGGPSREREISFAGGKTAFEYLDKSLFEPVPVFVDSFGRFILLEKELMYSAEIREFYPLKSAQLNGFKTYIESFPELADQPLPAEIGKLLAPSEFKQHFEFAFLAMHGPDCEDGAIQGLLEWYRIPYSGPGLMGSAVGIDKILQNEMIALVNGQQKKSWTLRFSQWVPREYPILFQVLKKHLGLPLVIKAPHQGSSIGVAIVKEDSLEEFIAAVNQCFFQIELDANIWNSLDRPEKQAWGQKIANLDEGIGFPVVFSGETVYHPANLIAKLDEYFASGQEHAFISSSNGEDQVLIEEFIDGQEFSCGCIQLSDGKPLALPPSEVIKMVKVFDFNAKYKPGASRKRIPVDTTLEKNQEIQQVIAQVFQQLGIDVCVRIDGFLTGDGTILLHDPNTIPGMSPTSFIFKQMAEIGLNVTQALTYLIRQSIRERIRSGKNTWEQRRLLDSLDNQINLNRTTEKPSELIVFGESDEEYVAARLKYGQLNAEGKIKPVPVLKGADGKFYKLTNPLMFKEYVSDVEALLHTERHPLLSETSAKAAPTTAFYAGEVNYQVEVHSNLDSILSPAIN from the coding sequence ATGCGTATCGGAATTTTTTTTGGTGGTCCCTCCCGTGAAAGGGAAATTTCATTTGCGGGTGGCAAGACTGCTTTTGAGTATCTGGATAAGTCCCTTTTCGAGCCCGTGCCGGTCTTTGTGGACAGCTTCGGTCGTTTTATACTTTTGGAAAAAGAGTTAATGTATTCCGCTGAGATCAGAGAGTTTTATCCATTGAAAAGCGCTCAGCTCAACGGTTTCAAGACATATATCGAATCTTTTCCCGAGTTGGCAGATCAACCGCTGCCAGCTGAAATAGGGAAGTTGCTGGCTCCGTCAGAATTTAAGCAACATTTCGAATTTGCGTTCCTCGCCATGCATGGTCCTGACTGTGAAGATGGCGCTATACAGGGATTGCTGGAATGGTACAGAATTCCATACAGTGGCCCAGGGCTAATGGGTTCCGCAGTTGGTATTGACAAAATATTGCAAAATGAAATGATCGCACTGGTGAATGGTCAGCAGAAGAAAAGCTGGACGTTACGTTTTAGTCAGTGGGTTCCCCGCGAATATCCTATTCTTTTTCAGGTACTTAAAAAACATCTCGGCCTGCCACTGGTTATTAAAGCCCCGCACCAGGGTTCGTCAATCGGGGTAGCCATTGTGAAGGAGGATTCTCTTGAAGAATTCATTGCCGCTGTAAACCAATGCTTTTTCCAGATCGAACTCGATGCCAATATCTGGAATTCATTGGATAGGCCAGAAAAACAGGCATGGGGCCAAAAAATAGCTAATCTGGACGAGGGGATAGGTTTTCCTGTTGTTTTCTCCGGTGAAACAGTTTACCATCCTGCTAATCTGATCGCTAAACTGGACGAATATTTCGCCAGCGGCCAGGAGCACGCGTTTATCAGTAGTTCCAATGGAGAGGATCAGGTTTTAATTGAAGAATTTATCGACGGACAGGAATTCTCCTGCGGTTGTATTCAGCTCAGTGATGGAAAGCCATTAGCATTGCCTCCGAGCGAAGTGATCAAAATGGTAAAGGTTTTTGATTTTAATGCAAAATATAAACCGGGTGCTAGCCGCAAAAGGATTCCGGTTGATACAACACTTGAAAAAAACCAGGAAATACAGCAGGTTATCGCACAGGTTTTTCAGCAACTTGGTATCGATGTCTGCGTGCGGATCGATGGGTTTTTGACCGGTGACGGCACCATTCTGCTGCACGACCCGAATACCATTCCGGGCATGTCACCTACCTCCTTCATTTTTAAACAAATGGCAGAGATTGGCCTGAACGTTACCCAGGCACTGACTTACCTGATACGCCAGTCTATCCGTGAGCGGATCCGTTCCGGCAAAAATACCTGGGAGCAAAGAAGGCTTCTCGATTCACTGGATAATCAAATCAACCTCAACAGAACTACCGAGAAGCCATCCGAGCTAATCGTCTTCGGCGAATCCGATGAAGAGTATGTTGCGGCGCGACTGAAATATGGTCAATTGAATGCAGAAGGCAAGATAAAGCCGGTGCCCGTATTGAAGGGAGCTGATGGGAAGTTTTATAAGTTGACTAACCCTTTGATGTTCAAGGAATACGTGTCAGACGTGGAAGCTTTGCTGCATACCGAAAGGCATCCTTTACTTTCCGAAACATCGGCTAAGGCAGCACCTACTACTGCTTTTTATGCGGGAGAAGTTAACTATCAGGTGGAGGTACATTCAAATCTTGATTCAATCCTAAGCCCGGCAATAAACTAG
- a CDS encoding M56 family metallopeptidase, whose translation MLFLYLMKVSLLLAVLTLGYRWLIQFETFSKLNRALLWLNVLAAWSLPLIPLADWGPVEVQAEFHQTIPKIAKVVPVVKQEISSFNPAPSFINSHHLPQWNIMDALTLIYLAGVAIMLAIFLFQVGRLIRLLWKSPSQKSADGVIFTQDERNTSPYSFFRWVIYNPHNHSKSTLQHILAHETEHVLQWHSLDLLLAELQRIALWFNPFAWFHQRLVQANLEYLADRGVLDRGCEKKEYQFDLLRTVLQNRELPLTNSFAQSLLKKRIRMMNKKPSHYFAWGKYGLLIGILYLSSAFVAPYTVKVAEFLPPLVGVVFEEDNTSIPEVNVEEHKEESKKIKKEIPIENKVDSTFIEPGKPKVKGILIKNDTLYWAITPLTTWDQINAMKGEMRKFGYDMIINKLQYDPLQSFITSLSVHIKDNGGSGTGGTGDDDSTPMEGYSGYVSKGGLGMGQRPPAPLKTEMETDYQNALGIKKSKDVEFFEHELVSRIGPNSGGSVGPAVLSSDRNKQLLEREGFGKSEQNTLLFTDKHANAEYYINTMPSNRDEASKITIDKIKKVAFREDNQHKTYFIIYTK comes from the coding sequence ATGTTGTTCCTATATCTCATGAAGGTCAGTTTGTTACTGGCTGTTTTGACGCTAGGTTATCGCTGGCTGATCCAGTTCGAGACATTTTCGAAACTCAATCGTGCATTACTCTGGCTGAATGTCCTTGCCGCCTGGTCGTTACCGCTTATTCCGCTTGCCGACTGGGGCCCGGTAGAGGTACAGGCCGAATTTCACCAGACAATCCCAAAGATCGCAAAGGTGGTTCCGGTGGTAAAACAGGAGATTTCGTCATTCAATCCTGCACCTTCTTTCATCAACAGCCATCATTTACCGCAATGGAATATCATGGATGCGCTGACTCTCATCTACCTGGCAGGTGTTGCCATAATGTTAGCGATTTTCCTTTTTCAAGTGGGCCGTTTAATACGCCTGCTATGGAAATCTCCTTCTCAAAAATCAGCGGATGGCGTGATATTCACTCAGGATGAGCGCAATACTTCGCCCTATTCATTTTTCCGTTGGGTAATTTACAATCCTCATAATCATTCGAAAAGCACATTACAGCATATTCTTGCACACGAAACTGAACACGTATTGCAGTGGCACAGTCTGGATCTTCTGCTTGCCGAATTGCAGCGCATTGCATTGTGGTTCAATCCGTTCGCATGGTTTCATCAGCGACTTGTTCAGGCCAATCTGGAATATCTGGCCGACCGCGGCGTGCTGGATCGCGGTTGTGAGAAAAAAGAATATCAGTTCGATTTGCTGAGAACGGTTCTTCAAAACAGGGAGCTGCCATTAACCAATTCATTTGCCCAGTCACTTTTGAAAAAACGCATCCGGATGATGAACAAAAAACCGTCACATTACTTTGCCTGGGGCAAATACGGCTTACTGATCGGGATACTATATTTATCCTCCGCATTCGTAGCACCTTATACGGTGAAGGTTGCTGAATTTCTGCCTCCTTTGGTTGGGGTGGTGTTTGAAGAAGATAATACCTCAATACCTGAGGTCAATGTGGAAGAACACAAAGAAGAGTCAAAGAAAATAAAGAAAGAAATTCCGATTGAAAACAAGGTCGACTCTACTTTCATCGAACCGGGAAAGCCAAAAGTTAAAGGTATATTAATCAAAAATGACACACTATATTGGGCTATTACACCTTTAACGACCTGGGACCAGATCAACGCAATGAAAGGCGAGATGAGAAAATTCGGCTACGATATGATCATCAACAAGTTACAATACGATCCCTTGCAGAGCTTTATCACTTCCCTTTCTGTACATATTAAAGACAACGGCGGCTCGGGCACAGGCGGCACTGGTGACGACGACTCCACCCCAATGGAGGGCTACTCTGGCTACGTATCAAAAGGGGGATTGGGAATGGGGCAACGTCCACCGGCGCCATTGAAGACCGAAATGGAAACAGATTATCAGAATGCACTAGGCATTAAGAAGTCAAAAGACGTCGAGTTCTTTGAACACGAACTTGTCAGCCGAATCGGGCCTAATTCGGGAGGCTCGGTAGGGCCGGCGGTGCTCAGCAGCGATAGAAACAAACAGTTGCTGGAAAGAGAAGGCTTCGGAAAATCGGAGCAAAACACATTGCTCTTTACCGATAAGCATGCAAATGCAGAATATTACATCAACACGATGCCTTCAAACCGAGATGAAGCGAGTAAAATAACCATAGATAAAATCAAAAAGGTTGCTTTCAGGGAGGACAACCAGCACAAAACTTACTTTATTATCTATACCAAATAA
- a CDS encoding GSCFA domain-containing protein, with amino-acid sequence MKEIKLSTEVSITPSEWKISHHSKIMTIGSCFAEVLGTQLGGYKFEVLNNPLGTVFNPLAISKILDAALEEKAPNPALYLQNQDQIWLHHDFHSSQWSQDKNELEASLTDKLANIKQFLKQADVLVITFGTAYAYRHRQTNQIIGNCHKLPGEKFVKELLHPDQISIAWEQLIQKLQTFKRDLRIVMTVSPVRHTRDTLPLNQVSKSTLRLVCHKLSEKYKQVEYFPSYEIMIDELRDYRFYEEDMIHPNKIAEQYIFNGFEAAFIDTEMQAFMKEWDAVKQTIHHRPLHGFTKSQLKLLKSLWSKLNALSRNMDVSAELEEIEKRIREFPVS; translated from the coding sequence ATGAAGGAGATTAAGCTAAGTACCGAAGTCAGTATCACGCCGTCGGAATGGAAGATCAGCCACCACTCCAAAATAATGACCATCGGTTCGTGCTTTGCGGAGGTATTGGGTACCCAACTTGGCGGCTATAAATTTGAAGTACTTAATAATCCGCTGGGTACTGTTTTTAATCCATTGGCCATCAGCAAAATATTAGATGCTGCCCTCGAAGAAAAAGCTCCTAATCCGGCATTGTATTTGCAGAATCAGGACCAGATATGGCTGCATCATGACTTTCACTCATCGCAATGGAGTCAGGATAAAAATGAGCTGGAAGCAAGCCTGACAGACAAGCTAGCTAACATTAAGCAGTTTTTAAAACAAGCCGATGTGCTGGTCATTACTTTTGGTACTGCCTACGCCTACCGCCATCGCCAGACCAACCAGATCATCGGCAATTGTCATAAACTTCCGGGAGAGAAATTTGTAAAGGAATTGCTTCATCCCGACCAGATCAGCATTGCCTGGGAGCAATTGATCCAGAAATTGCAGACTTTCAAAAGGGATCTTCGGATCGTTATGACGGTGAGTCCCGTGCGCCATACGCGAGATACATTACCATTGAACCAGGTAAGTAAGTCAACATTGCGGCTGGTATGTCATAAGCTTAGCGAAAAGTACAAGCAGGTCGAATACTTCCCTTCCTATGAGATCATGATCGACGAGCTGCGCGATTACCGGTTTTATGAGGAAGATATGATACATCCGAATAAGATTGCGGAACAATATATTTTCAATGGTTTTGAAGCAGCTTTTATTGATACCGAAATGCAGGCATTCATGAAAGAATGGGACGCTGTGAAGCAAACGATCCATCACCGGCCATTGCACGGATTTACGAAAAGCCAGCTGAAACTACTGAAATCATTATGGAGCAAGCTGAATGCACTTTCGCGAAATATGGACGTGTCCGCCGAATTGGAAGAAATTGAAAAGAGAATCAGAGAATTTCCGGTTTCCTAA
- a CDS encoding MGH1-like glycoside hydrolase domain-containing protein, with the protein MAHGAEKVRLSLQKDNRGWKKWGPYLSERQWGTVREDYSGNGDAWNYITHEMALCKAYRWGEDGIGGFSDNKQHICLSFGFWNHNDKILKERIFGLTNRESNHGEDVKEMYYYLDSTPTHSYTKMLYKYPQNPFPYDKLRQENGRRGKQDPEYEIMDTGVFDNDEYFDIFIEHAKADEEDIMMKVTVFNRGPKDAPITVLPTIMFRNTWSWGYEAFNYKPIMNGISNRLIEVTHRKHGKYNLYLDGADELLFCENETNFKKLYGTANNTAYPKDGINDYVVSGKKSATVNPNNIGTKASARFTKTIKAGESATFRMRFVNHSISEPFGGFEDLFAKRIREADEFYDDLQRDVADADLRSIQRQAYAGMLWSKQFYYYNVYEWLKGDPAQPGPNQGRKWGRNSGWKHLYAANIISMPDKWEYPWFAAWDLAFHCVPLARVDADFAKRQLEILLREYYMHPNGQIPAYEWNFSDVNPPVHGWATWKVYEIDREQNNGVGDIEFLEKIFHKLLLNFTWWVNQKDDTGNNIFSGGFLGLDNIGVFDRSTPMPFGGKLQQADATGWMAMYTLNMLRISVEIALVHPVYQDMASKFFEHFLHIAGAMESIGGKNSSISLWDEEDQFYYDVIHIPNGQSILLKVRSIVGLIPLFAVEILDPQNLDKMPVFKRRVEWVLANRPDLARLISRWFESGKGENRLLSILRGHRMKMILKRMLDESEFLSDYGVRALSKYHEENPYKFYINGEVLQVDYTPAEALTDIMGGNSNWRGPIWFPLNYLIFDSLMKFHAYYGEDFMVEYPTNSGNLATIKDAAMAIACRLIDIFKKDTEGNRAVYGHDVKMQKDPNFNDHVLFYEYFHGDNGRGCGASHQTGWTGLVAELIHKTAKETFKQTEKEELEISK; encoded by the coding sequence ATGGCACACGGCGCTGAGAAAGTAAGATTAAGCCTTCAAAAGGATAATAGGGGATGGAAAAAGTGGGGACCTTATTTGTCTGAACGCCAGTGGGGAACGGTTCGAGAAGATTATAGCGGCAACGGTGATGCCTGGAACTATATCACCCATGAGATGGCGCTTTGCAAGGCGTATCGATGGGGTGAGGACGGCATTGGCGGGTTTTCGGACAATAAGCAACACATATGCCTCTCCTTTGGATTTTGGAACCATAATGACAAAATTCTGAAAGAAAGGATCTTTGGATTGACCAACCGCGAGTCAAATCATGGGGAGGATGTGAAGGAAATGTACTACTATCTGGATAGTACGCCGACACATTCTTACACCAAAATGTTATACAAATATCCTCAGAACCCCTTCCCGTATGACAAGCTTCGGCAGGAAAACGGGCGGCGCGGGAAACAGGATCCCGAGTACGAAATCATGGACACGGGTGTGTTCGATAACGACGAATACTTCGATATTTTCATTGAACATGCCAAGGCGGACGAGGAGGACATTATGATGAAAGTCACGGTTTTTAACCGTGGTCCGAAAGATGCTCCGATCACAGTCTTGCCTACGATCATGTTCCGTAATACCTGGTCGTGGGGTTACGAAGCATTCAATTACAAGCCGATCATGAACGGTATTTCCAACCGTCTCATTGAGGTAACCCATCGTAAGCACGGCAAGTATAATTTATATCTGGACGGGGCCGATGAGCTTTTGTTTTGTGAAAATGAGACAAATTTTAAGAAACTGTACGGTACTGCCAATAATACTGCATATCCCAAAGACGGGATCAACGATTACGTGGTTAGTGGCAAAAAATCAGCTACGGTTAATCCCAACAACATCGGTACCAAAGCTTCTGCAAGATTTACCAAGACCATTAAAGCTGGCGAAAGCGCTACTTTTAGAATGCGTTTTGTAAATCATTCTATTTCGGAGCCTTTTGGCGGTTTTGAAGATCTTTTTGCCAAAAGGATCAGAGAAGCCGATGAGTTTTATGACGATTTGCAAAGGGATGTAGCTGACGCTGATTTGCGTTCCATTCAACGCCAGGCTTATGCCGGGATGCTTTGGAGCAAGCAGTTTTACTACTATAATGTCTACGAATGGCTGAAAGGCGATCCTGCGCAACCAGGACCCAATCAGGGACGAAAGTGGGGACGCAATTCGGGTTGGAAGCATCTGTACGCAGCCAACATTATCTCCATGCCGGACAAATGGGAGTACCCGTGGTTTGCCGCGTGGGACTTGGCTTTTCACTGCGTTCCGCTGGCGAGGGTTGATGCTGATTTTGCAAAAAGACAGCTTGAAATCCTCCTGCGCGAGTATTATATGCACCCCAACGGGCAGATACCCGCTTACGAATGGAATTTTTCAGACGTAAACCCGCCGGTACATGGCTGGGCTACGTGGAAAGTCTATGAGATTGACAGGGAGCAGAACAATGGGGTAGGGGACATTGAATTCCTTGAAAAAATATTCCATAAACTGCTGCTGAACTTCACCTGGTGGGTTAATCAGAAAGACGATACGGGTAACAACATTTTCAGTGGAGGCTTCCTCGGTCTGGATAATATCGGTGTTTTTGACCGGTCTACCCCGATGCCTTTTGGTGGGAAGCTGCAACAGGCCGACGCTACGGGCTGGATGGCGATGTATACGCTGAATATGCTGCGCATTTCGGTTGAAATTGCGTTGGTGCATCCGGTTTATCAGGATATGGCGTCCAAGTTTTTCGAGCACTTTCTGCACATTGCCGGCGCCATGGAATCGATCGGCGGGAAAAACTCTTCGATTAGTCTTTGGGACGAGGAAGACCAGTTTTATTACGACGTCATTCACATCCCGAACGGGCAAAGCATTCTGTTAAAAGTGCGGTCTATTGTGGGGCTGATACCATTGTTTGCTGTGGAAATTCTTGATCCTCAGAATCTTGACAAAATGCCGGTGTTCAAGCGGCGTGTGGAATGGGTGCTTGCAAACAGGCCCGATCTGGCGCGCTTGATCTCGCGGTGGTTCGAGTCAGGAAAAGGAGAAAACAGGCTGTTATCAATCCTGCGTGGCCACCGGATGAAAATGATCCTGAAACGGATGCTGGATGAAAGCGAATTTTTGTCGGACTACGGCGTTCGCGCATTGTCCAAGTACCACGAAGAGAATCCGTACAAGTTTTATATCAATGGAGAGGTGTTGCAGGTGGATTATACTCCTGCGGAAGCATTGACGGATATCATGGGAGGGAATTCGAACTGGCGCGGCCCGATCTGGTTCCCGCTGAACTACCTCATTTTTGACTCACTGATGAAGTTCCACGCCTACTATGGAGAGGATTTTATGGTTGAGTATCCGACAAATTCAGGGAACCTGGCAACTATTAAAGATGCGGCCATGGCGATTGCGTGCCGTCTGATTGATATTTTCAAAAAAGATACCGAAGGCAACAGGGCGGTGTACGGTCACGATGTTAAAATGCAGAAGGACCCGAATTTCAACGATCACGTGTTGTTTTACGAATATTTCCACGGAGACAATGGACGCGGATGCGGGGCTAGCCATCAAACTGGCTGGACTGGCCTGGTAGCGGAACTGATCCATAAGACTGCGAAGGAAACATTTAAGCAAACCGAGAAAGAAGAGCTGGAAATAAGTAAATAA